From Daucus carota subsp. sativus chromosome 6, DH1 v3.0, whole genome shotgun sequence, the proteins below share one genomic window:
- the LOC108225648 gene encoding protein FAR1-RELATED SEQUENCE 5-like, with amino-acid sequence MDKIDNIDYVNVDSDGEEFFCSEQLDEEEILHENRGSMHESSDNLHDSSDNIVDEDEPISIPCLNKKFANLQRAENLFRAYALNHGFAIKIQNTQRRVNDKSIYGRMYVCNLAGKNRGKNPVEEEEILIGSVGSVKGKRRRDVLPRSGCKVRMYVVNKKKSTHWEITSLELEHNHEVVTPSKMSLIRRERHVSAAQRNLIKTLHASGVPPRQQMNIFGQMHGGAEQVGFNSQHLRNVVRDFRKDNMGVNDAQAGLDLLYRLKEESGGKFFIKTLLDDEQRLKCLVWVDPRSMMAYRNFGDVVAFDTTYRTNRYAMSFVPFTGVNHHYQSIVFGFALVRDELKTTFEWVLSTWLEAMEGKEPLAIITDQDQAMAAAIESQLPNTSHLLCSWHISNKFPEKLATYYSKEGFKFDFNNCIYHSLTEVVFEDRWKALILKYNLEGNTWLQGLYALKHKWVEAYTRNTFSAGQKTTSRSEGMNAYFDAYVGSCTGLKDFVEGAQKALERQFMREKDEDYNTYHRSRCMQMKTALEHHAASIYTKEMFRRFQEQLVEANKYFVEKDRDRSLEDVEDTFYKCYRPLTGASQR; translated from the exons ATGGATAAGAT AGATAATATTGATTATGTTAATGTTGATAGTGATGGTGAGGAGTTTTTTTGTAGTGAGCAATTAGATGAAGAAGAAATTTTGCATGAGAATAGAGGTAGTATGCATGAAAGTAGTGATAATTTGCATGATAGTAGTGATAATATTGTAGACGAAGATGAGCCTATTAGTATCCCTTGcttgaataaaaaatttgctAATTTACAAAGGGCGGAAAATTTATTTAGGGCGTATGCTTTAAACCATGGTTTTGCAATTAAGATACAAAACACGCAGAGGCGAGTCAATGATAAATCCATATATGGTCGAATGTACGTCTGTAATTTAGCGGGTAAAAATCGTGGGAAAAACCCCGTTGAGGAAGAAGAAATATTGATTGGTAGTGTTGGGAGTGTTAAGGGCAAACGGCGTAGAGATGTGCTGCCTAGAAGTGGTTGCAAAGTTAGAATGTACGTGGTTAATAAGAAAAAATCAACTCATTGGGAGATAACCTCTTTGGAATTAGAACACAATCACGAAGTCGTTACTCCTTCCAAGATGAGTTTGATAAGACGGGAGAGACATGTGAGCGCGGCTCAAAGAAATTTAATCAAGACCTTACATGCTTCGGGTGTCCCACCAAGACAACAAATGAATATTTTTGGTCAAATGCACGGGGGAGCGGAACAAGTAGGTTTTAATAGCCAACATTTAAGAAATGTCGTGCGCGATTTTAGAAAGGACAACATGGGAGTAAACGATGCTCAAGCCGGTTTGGATTTGTTGTATCGTTTGAAAGAAGAGAGTGGCGGTAAGTTTTTTATCAAGACTCTCCTTGATGACGAACAAAGATTGAAGTGTCTTGTATGGGTCGATCCCCGCTCTATGATGGCCTATCGAAATTTTGGTGATGTGGTTGCGTTTGACACAACATATCGAACTAATAGATATGCTATGTCGTTTGTGCCTTTCACCGGAGTCAACCATCACTATCAATCAATAGTTTTTGGTTTTGCACTCGTGCGGGATGAATTGAAGACAACTTTTGAGTGGGTTTTGAGTACTTGGCTAGAGGCGATGGAAGGCAAAGAACCCCTAGCTATCATAACTGATCAAGATCAAGCCATGGCCGCGGCTATTGAATCACAACTACCGAATACCTCACATTTGTTATGCTCATGGCACATTAGCAACAAATTCCCCGAGAAACTTGCAACATATTACTCAAAGGAagggtttaaatttgatttcaacaattgcatCTATCACTCTTTGACTGAAGTTGTGTTTGAGGATCGGTGGAAGGCTTTGATTTTGAAATACAATTTGGAAGGCAATACATGGCTTCAAGGGTTATATGCTTTGAAGCATAAGTGGGTGGAGGCTTACACAAGAAACACTTTTTCTGCGGGTCAGAAAACCACATCAAGAAGTGAAGGAATGAATGCCTATTTTGATGCCTATGTTGGTTCTTGCACCGGTTTGAAGGATTTTGTTGAGGGTGCACAAAAAGCTTTGGAGAGGCAATTTATGCGTGAGAAAGATGAGGATTACAATACGTATCATAGAAGTCGTTGCATGCAAATGAAAACCGCCTTGGAGCACCACGCGGCTTCCATTTATACCAAAGAAATGTTTCGAAGATTTCAAGAACAATTGGTTGAAGCAAATAAGTACTTCGTGGAGAAAGATAGAGATCGGTCTTTGGAAGATGTTGAAGACACATTCTACAAATGTTATAGACCGTTGACGGGTGCATCTCAGAGATAA